A window from Acinonyx jubatus isolate Ajub_Pintada_27869175 chromosome E1, VMU_Ajub_asm_v1.0, whole genome shotgun sequence encodes these proteins:
- the ARMC7 gene encoding armadillo repeat-containing protein 7 isoform X4 — translation MAQKPKVDPHVGRLGYLQALVTEFQETESQDAKEQVLANLANFAYDPNNYQYLRQLQVLDLFLDSLSEENENLVEFAIAKIPNPQNSSFPSLESLHGVVGRVDFSCIYCA, via the exons ATGGCCCAGAAGCCGAAGGTAGACCCCCACGTCGGGCGCCTGGGATACCTGCAGGCACTGGTCACGGAATTCCAAGAGACGGAGAGCCAAG ACGCCAAGGAGCAAGTACTGGCCAACCTCGCCAACTTCGCCTATGACCCCAATAACTACCAGTATCTGCGGCAGCTGCAGGTCCTTGATTTATTCCTCGATTCGCTGTCGGAGGAGAATGAAAACCTGGTGGAGTTTGCAATTG ccaaa ATCCCTAATCCCCAGAATAGTAGCTTTCCCAGCCTTGAATCCCTCCATGGGGTTGTCGGCAGAGTAGATTTCTCTTGTATTTATTGTGCGTGA
- the SLC16A5 gene encoding monocarboxylate transporter 6 isoform X1: protein MPQVPERAEGCWAWVVLLASLVTQGLTLGFPTCTGIFFTELQHEFQASNSETSWFPSILTAMLHAGGPLCSILVGRFGCRVTVMLGGALASLGMVASSFCHTLSQLYLTAGFITGLGMCFSFQSSITVLGFYFSRHRALANALASVGVSLGITLWPLLSRYLLENLGWRGTFLIFGGVLLHCCVCGAILRPVATSTAPETKEGPPPPSKTSSPGCLAACGAAIQRHLAFDILRHNAGYRVFTLGVMWMILGFPLPHVFLVPYATRHGVDEHKAALLISIIGFSNIFLRPVAGLLAGRRDFAGHRKYLFSLAALLNGLTNLVCAASADFRVLVVYCLVYSVSMSGIGALLFQVLMDIVPMDRFSSALGLFTILESISILTSPPLAGLLLDTTNNFSYVFYMSSFFLISAALFMGGSFCVLQKKERQGRPAEAEGAITEVASERGLTVEDPRSSEKQLYTEITYVTSV from the exons ATGCCCCAGGTCCCGGAGCGTGCAGAGGGCTGCTGGGCCTGGGTAGTGCTGCTGGCCTCCCTGGTGACCCAGGGCCTCACCCTGGGCTTCCCCACATGCACTGGCATCTTCTTCACTGAACTGCAGCATGAGTTCCAGGCCAGCAACAGTGAGACCTCCTGGTTCCCCTCCATCCTGACAGCCATGCTCCACGCTGGGG GACCCCTATGCAGCATCCTGGTGGGACGCTTTGGCTGCAGAGTGACGGTGATGCTGGGGGGCGCACTGGCCAGCCTCGGCATGGTGGCCAGCTCCTTCTGCCACACCCTTAGCCAGCTCTACCTCACGGCAGGATTCATCACAG GCCTGGGCATGTGCTTCAGCTTCCAGTCGAGCATCACGGTGCTGGGCTTCTACTTCTCCCGCCATCGGGCACTGGCCAACGCACTGGCTTCAGTGGGCGTCTCCCTGGGCATCACGCTCTGGCCACTGCTCTCCCGCTACCTCCTGGAGAACCTGGGCTGGAGAGGCACTTTCCTCATCTTCGGCGGGGTCCTTCTCCACTGCTGCGTCTGCGGGGCCATCCTGAGGCCTGTGGCCACCAGCACGGCCCCTGAGACCAAAGAAGGCCCCCCTCCACCTTCCAAGACATCCTCACCTGGCTGCCTGGCAGCGTGCGGTGCGGCCATCCAGCGCCACCTGGCCTTCGACATCCTGCGGCACAATGCGGGCTACCGAGTGTTCACGCTGGGTGTTATGTGGATGATCCTGGGCTTCCCGCTGCCTCACGTCTTCCTGGTGCCGTACGCCACGCGGCATGGGGTGGACGAGCACAAGGCGGCCCTGCTCATCTCCATCATCGGCTTCAGCAACATCTTCCTGCGGCCTGTGGCTGGGCTGCTGGCAGGCCGGCGGGACTTTGCTGGCCACCGGAAGTACCTGTTCAGCCTGGCAGCCCTGCTCAATGGCCTCACCAACCTGGTGTGTGCAGCGTCGGCGGACTTCCGGGTGTTGGTGGTCTACTGCTTGGTGTACAGCGTGTCCATGAGTGGCATTGGTGCCCTCCTCTTCCAGGTGCTCATGGACATTGTGCCCATGGATCGGTTCTCCAGCGCCCTGGGCCTCTTCACCATCCTGGAGAGCATCTCCATCCTTACCTCCCCGCCACTGGCTG GGCTCCTCCTCGACACCACCAACAACTTTAGCTACGTTTTCTACATGTCAAGCTTCTTCCTCATATCAGCTGCCCTCTTCATGGGTGGCAGCTTCTGTGTCCTGCAGAAGAAGGAGAGGCAAGGCAGGCCGGCCGAGGCCGAAGGAGCCATCACAGAAGTTGCCTCAGAGCGAGGGCTCACAGTGGAGGACCCACGTAGTTCCGAGAAGCAGCTGTACACCGAGATCACATATGTGACCAGCGTCTGA
- the SLC16A5 gene encoding monocarboxylate transporter 6 isoform X5 codes for MLGGALASLGMVASSFCHTLSQLYLTAGFITGLGMCFSFQSSITVLGFYFSRHRALANALASVGVSLGITLWPLLSRYLLENLGWRGTFLIFGGVLLHCCVCGAILRPVATSTAPETKEGPPPPSKTSSPGCLAACGAAIQRHLAFDILRHNAGYRVFTLGVMWMILGFPLPHVFLVPYATRHGVDEHKAALLISIIGFSNIFLRPVAGLLAGRRDFAGHRKYLFSLAALLNGLTNLVCAASADFRVLVVYCLVYSVSMSGIGALLFQVLMDIVPMDRFSSALGLFTILESISILTSPPLAGLLLDTTNNFSYVFYMSSFFLISAALFMGGSFCVLQKKERQGRPAEAEGAITEVASERGLTVEDPRSSEKQLYTEITYVTSV; via the exons ATGCTGGGGGGCGCACTGGCCAGCCTCGGCATGGTGGCCAGCTCCTTCTGCCACACCCTTAGCCAGCTCTACCTCACGGCAGGATTCATCACAG GCCTGGGCATGTGCTTCAGCTTCCAGTCGAGCATCACGGTGCTGGGCTTCTACTTCTCCCGCCATCGGGCACTGGCCAACGCACTGGCTTCAGTGGGCGTCTCCCTGGGCATCACGCTCTGGCCACTGCTCTCCCGCTACCTCCTGGAGAACCTGGGCTGGAGAGGCACTTTCCTCATCTTCGGCGGGGTCCTTCTCCACTGCTGCGTCTGCGGGGCCATCCTGAGGCCTGTGGCCACCAGCACGGCCCCTGAGACCAAAGAAGGCCCCCCTCCACCTTCCAAGACATCCTCACCTGGCTGCCTGGCAGCGTGCGGTGCGGCCATCCAGCGCCACCTGGCCTTCGACATCCTGCGGCACAATGCGGGCTACCGAGTGTTCACGCTGGGTGTTATGTGGATGATCCTGGGCTTCCCGCTGCCTCACGTCTTCCTGGTGCCGTACGCCACGCGGCATGGGGTGGACGAGCACAAGGCGGCCCTGCTCATCTCCATCATCGGCTTCAGCAACATCTTCCTGCGGCCTGTGGCTGGGCTGCTGGCAGGCCGGCGGGACTTTGCTGGCCACCGGAAGTACCTGTTCAGCCTGGCAGCCCTGCTCAATGGCCTCACCAACCTGGTGTGTGCAGCGTCGGCGGACTTCCGGGTGTTGGTGGTCTACTGCTTGGTGTACAGCGTGTCCATGAGTGGCATTGGTGCCCTCCTCTTCCAGGTGCTCATGGACATTGTGCCCATGGATCGGTTCTCCAGCGCCCTGGGCCTCTTCACCATCCTGGAGAGCATCTCCATCCTTACCTCCCCGCCACTGGCTG GGCTCCTCCTCGACACCACCAACAACTTTAGCTACGTTTTCTACATGTCAAGCTTCTTCCTCATATCAGCTGCCCTCTTCATGGGTGGCAGCTTCTGTGTCCTGCAGAAGAAGGAGAGGCAAGGCAGGCCGGCCGAGGCCGAAGGAGCCATCACAGAAGTTGCCTCAGAGCGAGGGCTCACAGTGGAGGACCCACGTAGTTCCGAGAAGCAGCTGTACACCGAGATCACATATGTGACCAGCGTCTGA
- the SLC16A5 gene encoding monocarboxylate transporter 6 isoform X3, with translation MPQVPERAEGCWAWVVLLASLVTQGLTLGFPTCTGIFFTELQHEFQASNSETSWFPSILTAMLHAGGLGMCFSFQSSITVLGFYFSRHRALANALASVGVSLGITLWPLLSRYLLENLGWRGTFLIFGGVLLHCCVCGAILRPVATSTAPETKEGPPPPSKTSSPGCLAACGAAIQRHLAFDILRHNAGYRVFTLGVMWMILGFPLPHVFLVPYATRHGVDEHKAALLISIIGFSNIFLRPVAGLLAGRRDFAGHRKYLFSLAALLNGLTNLVCAASADFRVLVVYCLVYSVSMSGIGALLFQVLMDIVPMDRFSSALGLFTILESISILTSPPLAGLLLDTTNNFSYVFYMSSFFLISAALFMGGSFCVLQKKERQGRPAEAEGAITEVASERGLTVEDPRSSEKQLYTEITYVTSV, from the exons ATGCCCCAGGTCCCGGAGCGTGCAGAGGGCTGCTGGGCCTGGGTAGTGCTGCTGGCCTCCCTGGTGACCCAGGGCCTCACCCTGGGCTTCCCCACATGCACTGGCATCTTCTTCACTGAACTGCAGCATGAGTTCCAGGCCAGCAACAGTGAGACCTCCTGGTTCCCCTCCATCCTGACAGCCATGCTCCACGCTGGGG GCCTGGGCATGTGCTTCAGCTTCCAGTCGAGCATCACGGTGCTGGGCTTCTACTTCTCCCGCCATCGGGCACTGGCCAACGCACTGGCTTCAGTGGGCGTCTCCCTGGGCATCACGCTCTGGCCACTGCTCTCCCGCTACCTCCTGGAGAACCTGGGCTGGAGAGGCACTTTCCTCATCTTCGGCGGGGTCCTTCTCCACTGCTGCGTCTGCGGGGCCATCCTGAGGCCTGTGGCCACCAGCACGGCCCCTGAGACCAAAGAAGGCCCCCCTCCACCTTCCAAGACATCCTCACCTGGCTGCCTGGCAGCGTGCGGTGCGGCCATCCAGCGCCACCTGGCCTTCGACATCCTGCGGCACAATGCGGGCTACCGAGTGTTCACGCTGGGTGTTATGTGGATGATCCTGGGCTTCCCGCTGCCTCACGTCTTCCTGGTGCCGTACGCCACGCGGCATGGGGTGGACGAGCACAAGGCGGCCCTGCTCATCTCCATCATCGGCTTCAGCAACATCTTCCTGCGGCCTGTGGCTGGGCTGCTGGCAGGCCGGCGGGACTTTGCTGGCCACCGGAAGTACCTGTTCAGCCTGGCAGCCCTGCTCAATGGCCTCACCAACCTGGTGTGTGCAGCGTCGGCGGACTTCCGGGTGTTGGTGGTCTACTGCTTGGTGTACAGCGTGTCCATGAGTGGCATTGGTGCCCTCCTCTTCCAGGTGCTCATGGACATTGTGCCCATGGATCGGTTCTCCAGCGCCCTGGGCCTCTTCACCATCCTGGAGAGCATCTCCATCCTTACCTCCCCGCCACTGGCTG GGCTCCTCCTCGACACCACCAACAACTTTAGCTACGTTTTCTACATGTCAAGCTTCTTCCTCATATCAGCTGCCCTCTTCATGGGTGGCAGCTTCTGTGTCCTGCAGAAGAAGGAGAGGCAAGGCAGGCCGGCCGAGGCCGAAGGAGCCATCACAGAAGTTGCCTCAGAGCGAGGGCTCACAGTGGAGGACCCACGTAGTTCCGAGAAGCAGCTGTACACCGAGATCACATATGTGACCAGCGTCTGA